A stretch of Bradyrhizobium diazoefficiens DNA encodes these proteins:
- a CDS encoding ABC transporter substrate-binding protein yields MRVTGRLLFASIVAFASLGAMSEQRADQPTSNNEIRIGNIVPYSGPLSEFGAIGTAEAAYFDMVNDRGGINGRKIRFITRDDNSDPTAALELTRNLVEKDDVLLMFGSFGTPGNLATRWYLNQKKIPQLFVASGDEELSQAKAFPWTMGWQPPFRSEGRIYANYLQAYYPRKKIVVLWQNDQFGRMLYKGIQEGLGDLNRNVLVDVAFDLTDEHLEGHVSILKRAGADIFVFLGVPSTASRVIQLAASLNWHPVIIVNDASASIANAMAPAGLENSSGVISAAFLKDPSDPAWKDDPAMKAWFAFMDKYHQVESTNNSAALYGYAAAEALTKVLRQCGDDLSRENIMRQAASLKNFQPSVALPNIRMNTSPDSYLPIKQMRLVQFDGRSWQPFGAVIETAFTEGAAR; encoded by the coding sequence ATGCGCGTCACGGGCAGACTGCTGTTCGCTTCGATCGTCGCCTTCGCGTCACTGGGCGCGATGTCCGAGCAACGCGCAGACCAACCCACAAGCAACAACGAAATCCGCATCGGCAATATCGTGCCCTATTCGGGGCCGCTCTCGGAATTCGGCGCGATCGGCACGGCGGAGGCCGCCTATTTCGACATGGTCAACGATCGCGGCGGCATCAACGGCCGCAAAATCCGCTTCATCACGCGTGACGACAATTCCGATCCCACCGCAGCGCTGGAGCTGACCCGCAATCTGGTCGAGAAGGACGACGTGCTCCTGATGTTCGGCTCGTTCGGCACGCCCGGCAATCTCGCCACGCGCTGGTATCTGAACCAGAAGAAAATCCCGCAGCTGTTTGTCGCCTCCGGCGACGAGGAGTTGAGCCAGGCCAAGGCGTTTCCGTGGACCATGGGCTGGCAGCCGCCGTTCCGATCGGAGGGACGCATCTACGCCAACTACCTCCAGGCTTATTATCCCCGCAAGAAGATCGTTGTGCTCTGGCAGAACGACCAGTTCGGCCGCATGCTCTACAAGGGCATCCAGGAAGGCCTCGGCGATCTGAACCGTAACGTCCTCGTCGACGTCGCCTTCGATCTCACCGACGAGCATCTCGAAGGGCACGTCTCGATTCTCAAACGCGCGGGCGCCGACATCTTCGTCTTTCTCGGCGTGCCGTCGACGGCGTCCAGGGTGATCCAGCTGGCGGCATCGCTGAATTGGCACCCGGTCATCATCGTCAACGATGCCTCCGCCTCGATCGCCAATGCGATGGCGCCCGCGGGCCTGGAGAATTCATCCGGCGTCATCTCGGCGGCGTTTCTGAAGGATCCGAGCGATCCCGCCTGGAAGGACGATCCCGCCATGAAGGCCTGGTTCGCTTTCATGGACAAGTATCATCAGGTCGAAAGCACCAACAATAGCGCGGCGCTCTACGGCTACGCCGCGGCGGAGGCGCTGACCAAGGTGCTGAGGCAGTGCGGCGACGATTTGTCGCGCGAGAACATCATGCGTCAAGCCGCTTCACTCAAGAATTTTCAGCCCTCTGTGGCGCTGCCCAATATCAGGATGAATACCTCGCCCGATAGCTATCTGCCGATCAAGCAGATGCGGTTGGTCCAGTTCGACGGCCGTTCCTGGCAACCGTTCGGCGCCGTGATCGAAACTGCATTTACGGAAGGCGCGGCGCGGTGA
- a CDS encoding enolase C-terminal domain-like protein, giving the protein MTETIRIKRFVARPVIVPMSLPLQTATAAITKAPLVLIDCETDQGAVGHAYLFAITPSALKPLTATVAEMSELIAGDELLPFEIERKLTQRFTLLGLAGLQRLAQSGIDMAAWDALARSRGLPLARLLGGAPKPVKAYNSKGLGIMSVGATVEEAHKLLAEGFHAAKIRVGRPEAREDLAVVRAVRKAVGDEVALMCDYNQALTVTEAIRRGEMLDDEGLTWIEEPIRHDDYDGCARIADALRTPVQIGENFDSAFSMQAALSAEACDYLMPDVQRIGGVTGWLRAAALAHAAGVEMSTHLFSEVSAHLLCVTPTAHWLEYVDWADAVLATRLKIKDGFVLPSEEPGNGLAWDEAAVRKYLVG; this is encoded by the coding sequence ATGACCGAGACCATCCGCATCAAACGCTTTGTCGCACGCCCTGTGATCGTGCCGATGAGTTTGCCGCTCCAGACCGCGACCGCGGCCATCACGAAAGCGCCGCTGGTGCTGATTGACTGCGAGACCGACCAGGGCGCGGTCGGGCATGCCTATCTGTTCGCGATCACGCCGTCGGCCTTGAAGCCGCTGACTGCGACGGTCGCGGAAATGTCAGAGCTGATCGCAGGCGACGAACTGCTGCCGTTCGAGATCGAACGCAAGTTGACCCAGCGCTTCACGCTGCTGGGGCTCGCCGGCCTGCAACGGCTGGCGCAATCCGGCATCGATATGGCGGCGTGGGACGCGCTGGCGCGCAGTCGAGGCCTGCCGCTGGCCCGGCTGCTCGGCGGCGCGCCGAAGCCGGTCAAGGCCTACAATTCGAAGGGGCTCGGCATCATGTCTGTGGGTGCCACGGTTGAGGAAGCCCACAAGCTGCTGGCCGAGGGCTTTCACGCCGCAAAAATCCGCGTCGGCCGACCCGAGGCGCGGGAGGATCTCGCCGTCGTGCGCGCGGTGAGGAAGGCCGTCGGCGATGAGGTGGCGCTGATGTGCGATTACAATCAGGCGCTGACGGTCACTGAAGCGATCCGCCGCGGCGAGATGCTCGACGACGAAGGGCTGACCTGGATCGAGGAGCCGATCCGTCACGACGATTACGACGGCTGCGCCCGCATTGCGGATGCGCTGCGGACGCCGGTCCAGATCGGCGAGAATTTCGACAGCGCCTTTTCGATGCAGGCTGCGCTGTCGGCGGAGGCGTGCGACTATTTGATGCCCGACGTGCAGCGCATCGGCGGCGTCACCGGCTGGCTCCGCGCCGCCGCGCTCGCGCATGCCGCCGGCGTCGAGATGTCGACGCATCTGTTCTCGGAGGTCAGCGCGCATCTGCTCTGCGTGACGCCGACCGCGCATTGGCTGGAGTATGTCGACTGGGCCGATGCGGTGCTGGCGACGCGATTGAAGATCAAGGACGGCTTTGTGCTGCCGAGCGAGGAGCCGGGCAACGGGCTTGCGTGGGACGAGGCGGCGGTGAGGAAGTATTTGGTGGGGTAG
- a CDS encoding sulfatase-like hydrolase/transferase, which produces MTKPHIVLVMTDQQRFDTIAATGHPYMKTPNLDRLVSEGVYFDNCFINAPSCVPSRAALFSGLYPHASGVLKNGQHWQKTWVSNLAEAGYHCVNVGKMHTIPYDAKAGFHERFVVENKDRFLEGRWFADELDKAFAAHKLTKPSRAGYRSLPDYGDRMGAFTWEMPKSLHPDIFVAETAMWWLQTRPKPDALFMQIGLPGPHPPYDPLPEYLEHYLARNDLPVPQPTEAEIEGLPAYLKEKRRHDTEVDHDAVSWKLAPTHEEMRRLRAHYYANVTMIDEQIGRLLQTLEDKGYLDNCVVIFMSDHGDNLGEHGLSQKWSMYEPVTRVPLLFWSPSLFSGGRRIREKCQLFDLAPTILDLAGAEHPKPFQARSLLPALKGEDWSGRDFVFSEQAGDVAMTGARLITMVRDSRWKVVFIHGAEDGQLFDLASDPLEQHNLWGVPEHAGEINRLKDAFIDWRQNSLLETMDLNAAAR; this is translated from the coding sequence GTGACAAAGCCCCATATCGTCCTGGTCATGACCGACCAGCAACGCTTCGACACGATCGCGGCCACCGGCCATCCCTATATGAAGACGCCGAACCTCGATCGTCTCGTGAGCGAGGGGGTCTATTTCGACAATTGCTTCATCAACGCGCCGAGCTGCGTGCCCTCGCGCGCGGCGCTGTTCTCCGGCCTCTATCCGCACGCCTCGGGCGTGCTGAAGAACGGGCAGCACTGGCAGAAGACGTGGGTCAGCAATCTCGCCGAAGCCGGCTATCACTGCGTCAATGTCGGCAAGATGCACACGATCCCCTATGACGCCAAGGCCGGCTTCCACGAGCGCTTCGTGGTCGAGAACAAGGATCGCTTCCTGGAGGGACGATGGTTCGCTGACGAGCTCGACAAGGCTTTTGCCGCGCACAAGCTGACAAAACCGTCGCGCGCCGGCTATCGCAGCCTGCCGGATTACGGCGACCGCATGGGCGCGTTCACCTGGGAGATGCCGAAATCGCTGCATCCGGACATCTTCGTCGCCGAGACCGCGATGTGGTGGCTTCAGACCCGTCCGAAGCCCGACGCGCTGTTCATGCAGATCGGCCTGCCCGGGCCGCATCCGCCTTATGATCCCTTGCCGGAATATCTGGAGCACTATCTCGCGCGCAACGATCTCCCGGTGCCGCAGCCGACCGAGGCCGAGATCGAGGGCCTGCCGGCGTACCTGAAAGAGAAGCGCCGCCACGACACCGAGGTCGACCACGACGCAGTGTCCTGGAAGCTCGCACCGACGCACGAAGAAATGCGCCGCCTGCGCGCGCATTACTATGCCAACGTCACCATGATCGACGAGCAGATCGGCCGCCTGCTGCAAACGCTGGAAGACAAGGGCTATCTCGACAATTGCGTCGTGATCTTCATGTCCGACCACGGCGACAATCTCGGCGAGCATGGCCTCAGCCAGAAATGGTCGATGTACGAGCCCGTCACCCGCGTTCCGCTGCTGTTCTGGTCGCCCAGCCTGTTTTCCGGCGGCCGCCGCATCCGCGAAAAGTGCCAGCTGTTCGATCTTGCGCCCACCATTCTGGATCTCGCCGGCGCAGAGCATCCAAAGCCGTTTCAGGCCCGCAGTCTGCTTCCAGCGCTGAAGGGCGAGGACTGGTCCGGCCGCGATTTCGTGTTCTCCGAGCAGGCCGGCGACGTCGCCATGACCGGCGCGCGGCTGATCACCATGGTGCGCGATAGCAGGTGGAAGGTCGTCTTCATTCACGGCGCCGAGGACGGGCAATTGTTCGATCTCGCGAGCGATCCACTCGAGCAGCACAATCTCTGGGGCGTGCCCGAGCACGCCGGTGAGATCAACCGCCTCAAGGACGCCTTCATCGACTGGCGCCAGAACAGTTTGCTTGAGACGATGGATCTGAACGCCGCGGCGCGGTGA
- a CDS encoding FadR/GntR family transcriptional regulator: MAKTDSNDSTQSIAREVARLILTGVWREGTTLPREIELASRFDVSRASIREALSLLKAKGLIASKQKAGTHVRARFDWNMLDEELLNWTLAALPTQEFAKQIMEVRRIVEPEACALCAARGTDEDFARIERAYRGMDAAGMDRVAYAEPDLQFHRGILIATGNDFLIAFGATVAAALRMSFNLSSTNPGAPRKSLPYHRAVLDEIWARNADGARQAMHKLMDLTEQNIVTAMSRQKRKDAEDENVRTRRTR, translated from the coding sequence GTGGCCAAGACGGACAGCAACGACAGCACGCAGTCGATCGCCCGCGAAGTGGCGCGGCTGATCCTCACGGGCGTCTGGCGCGAGGGCACGACCCTGCCGCGCGAGATCGAGCTTGCGTCCCGCTTCGATGTCAGCCGCGCCTCGATCCGCGAGGCGCTGTCGCTGCTCAAGGCCAAGGGGCTGATCGCCTCGAAGCAGAAGGCCGGCACGCATGTCCGGGCGCGGTTCGACTGGAACATGCTCGATGAGGAGCTGCTGAACTGGACCCTGGCGGCATTGCCGACGCAGGAGTTCGCCAAGCAGATCATGGAGGTCCGCAGAATCGTTGAGCCCGAGGCCTGCGCGCTCTGCGCGGCGCGCGGCACGGACGAGGATTTTGCCAGGATCGAACGCGCCTATCGCGGCATGGACGCGGCCGGCATGGACCGCGTCGCCTATGCCGAGCCAGATCTGCAGTTCCACCGCGGCATTCTCATCGCCACCGGCAATGATTTCCTGATCGCCTTTGGCGCGACGGTCGCGGCCGCCTTGCGGATGTCGTTCAATCTCTCGAGCACCAATCCCGGCGCGCCGCGGAAAAGCCTGCCCTATCACCGCGCCGTGCTCGACGAGATCTGGGCGCGCAACGCCGATGGCGCGCGCCAGGCCATGCACAAGCTGATGGATCTCACCGAACAGAACATCGTCACGGCCATGTCGCGCCAAAAACGGAAAGACGCCGAGGACGAGAACGTCCGCACCAGACGGACGCGTTGA
- a CDS encoding ABC transporter substrate-binding protein, which yields MKNASRKSSITSSITRRKLLKASAASAALAAFPAPLIAQTKPFAGVTLHGASFQHRFFTLLQKYIPEFEDQTGMKVDLQLSSFPVYNQQANLELSSGGSAYDFVNVTFILAARWVAAGLLANLDEFTGDANLTPAEWNPKDFVDGAQVPYRDAKGATYGYSWEGGAMLMGLSRMDLMEKKGLKIPKTFAELQQVCAEINGTDGVSGITSFQLHHWNLPPYIQGFGGNIFRKPPGDIMPTLNTPETIQGIEFYANLLKSAPKGVLTYTEDQARQSLLTGRSNIFIHSSSWVTPILLSDESKVKDTSRVVRSPAGPVHDYPASNSQGLGIPKNAKNKKAAWEFIKWALSPDISMRLVKEHGHSSICRRSIITSEAYRKLNTVNGQDLGALYLEVLELPGKGENYMAYRTVKEFPIVGDVLNKAFEQVATGQLPVKDAMNAAQDQAVAALRRAGTQL from the coding sequence ATGAAGAACGCATCGCGCAAGAGCTCGATCACCAGCTCGATCACCCGCCGCAAACTGCTGAAGGCCAGCGCCGCGAGCGCGGCACTCGCCGCATTCCCCGCACCCCTGATCGCGCAGACAAAGCCGTTTGCCGGCGTGACGCTGCACGGCGCCTCGTTCCAGCACCGCTTCTTCACGCTGCTGCAGAAATACATTCCCGAGTTCGAGGACCAGACCGGCATGAAGGTCGACCTCCAGCTCTCGTCTTTCCCGGTCTACAACCAGCAGGCCAATCTCGAACTGTCCTCGGGCGGCTCGGCCTATGATTTCGTCAACGTCACCTTCATTCTCGCCGCGCGCTGGGTCGCCGCCGGCCTGCTCGCCAATCTCGACGAGTTCACCGGCGATGCGAACCTGACGCCGGCCGAATGGAATCCCAAGGACTTCGTCGATGGCGCGCAGGTGCCCTATCGCGACGCCAAGGGGGCGACCTACGGCTACTCCTGGGAAGGCGGCGCGATGCTGATGGGGCTGTCGCGCATGGACCTGATGGAGAAGAAGGGGCTGAAGATCCCCAAGACCTTCGCCGAGCTCCAGCAGGTCTGCGCCGAGATCAACGGCACCGACGGGGTCAGCGGCATCACCTCGTTCCAGCTGCATCACTGGAACCTGCCGCCCTACATCCAGGGCTTTGGCGGCAACATCTTCCGCAAGCCGCCCGGCGACATCATGCCGACGCTGAACACGCCGGAGACGATTCAAGGCATCGAGTTCTACGCCAACCTGCTCAAGAGCGCGCCGAAGGGCGTACTCACCTACACCGAGGACCAGGCACGGCAATCGCTGCTGACGGGACGCTCGAACATCTTCATCCATTCCAGCTCCTGGGTGACGCCGATCCTGCTCTCCGACGAGAGCAAGGTGAAGGACACCTCGCGCGTGGTGCGCTCTCCGGCGGGCCCCGTGCACGATTATCCGGCCTCGAACAGCCAGGGCCTCGGCATTCCCAAGAACGCCAAGAACAAGAAGGCGGCATGGGAATTCATCAAATGGGCGCTTTCGCCTGACATCTCGATGCGGCTCGTCAAGGAGCACGGTCATTCCTCAATCTGCCGCCGCTCGATCATCACCAGCGAGGCCTATCGCAAGCTCAACACGGTCAACGGCCAGGACCTCGGCGCGCTTTATCTCGAAGTGCTGGAGTTGCCGGGCAAGGGCGAGAACTACATGGCCTATCGCACCGTGAAGGAGTTCCCGATCGTCGGCGACGTCCTCAACAAGGCGTTCGAGCAGGTCGCGACCGGCCAACTGCCGGTAAAGGACGCGATGAACGCAGCGCAGGACCAGGCCGTCGCCGCGCTTCGCCGCGCCGGGACGCAGCTTTGA
- a CDS encoding carbohydrate ABC transporter permease encodes MSESGIDAERRSFNVWALTPSLIVLFAIAVLPAIYLVVTSLTPFQLTNPGSATDFSSPLRNYGLLPGDPRFVNSLLVQAKLSFWSVLFQVLIGMGLALLLNVPSRFVEFARTFFLIPMVLPPIVVAVIWKLIYTPDISPLYYAAQALHFTMPALTSSVDFALTAIVIADTWEWLPFTFLMVLAALQTIPDEYSEAALVDGASKLQIFWYVTLPFIMPILVISGMFRLIDSVKAFPLIFLLTSGGPGTLTEVTNYYAYLLAFDTNEIGYSSAVTVVMLLLVCGISLGLVWMGRRREALA; translated from the coding sequence TTGAGCGAGAGCGGAATTGACGCGGAGCGCCGCAGCTTCAATGTCTGGGCGCTGACGCCGAGCCTGATCGTGCTGTTTGCGATCGCCGTGCTGCCGGCGATCTATCTCGTCGTGACGAGCCTGACGCCGTTCCAGCTGACGAATCCGGGCTCGGCGACTGATTTCAGTTCGCCATTGCGCAATTACGGCCTGTTGCCGGGCGATCCGCGCTTCGTCAACTCGCTCCTCGTGCAGGCCAAGCTCTCGTTCTGGAGCGTGCTGTTCCAGGTGCTGATCGGCATGGGGCTCGCATTGCTCCTCAACGTGCCCTCGCGCTTCGTCGAATTCGCCCGCACCTTCTTTCTGATCCCGATGGTGCTGCCGCCGATCGTGGTCGCGGTGATCTGGAAGCTGATCTACACGCCCGACATCAGCCCGCTCTATTACGCCGCACAAGCCCTGCACTTCACCATGCCGGCGTTGACCTCCAGCGTCGATTTCGCGCTGACCGCGATCGTCATCGCCGACACCTGGGAATGGCTGCCCTTCACCTTCCTGATGGTGCTGGCGGCGCTGCAGACGATTCCCGACGAATATTCGGAAGCAGCCCTCGTTGACGGCGCCAGCAAGCTGCAGATCTTCTGGTATGTCACCCTGCCCTTCATCATGCCGATCCTGGTCATCTCCGGCATGTTTCGCCTGATCGACAGCGTGAAGGCGTTTCCGCTGATCTTCCTGCTGACCAGCGGCGGCCCGGGCACGCTCACTGAGGTCACGAACTACTATGCGTATCTTCTCGCCTTCGACACCAACGAGATCGGCTATTCCAGCGCGGTGACGGTGGTGATGCTGCTGTTGGTCTGCGGCATCAGCCTGGGCCTGGTCTGGATGGGGCGCCGCCGGGAAGCACTGGCATGA
- a CDS encoding carbohydrate ABC transporter permease, with amino-acid sequence MSESSLRKATPGRLVAISVTLLILLSPFLWLLQMSFKSNDQILQFPPPLIFTPTLENYISLWHSAFSASFVNSLLSASLSTALALLLGVPAAYALSRWAGRGKHALSFAILVTRMAPPIAFTIPFFLFYRWIGLLDTITGLVLVYTSFNLPLVIWMMQPFFDTIPASLEEAALVDGARTRTVFTKIVLPMVTPGIAATAILCFLYAWNDFFFALILTRTNARTAPVAVVNFMNYEGWEWGKIAAGGSLVMAPVLIFSLAVRRYLVSGLTAGAVKG; translated from the coding sequence ATGAGCGAGTCGTCCCTGCGCAAGGCGACGCCGGGCCGGCTGGTCGCGATCTCGGTGACGCTGCTGATCCTGCTCTCGCCATTTCTCTGGCTGTTGCAGATGAGCTTCAAGTCCAACGACCAGATCCTGCAATTCCCGCCGCCGCTGATCTTCACGCCGACGCTGGAGAACTACATTTCGCTCTGGCACAGCGCGTTCTCGGCCTCCTTCGTCAACAGCCTCTTGAGCGCCTCGCTGTCGACTGCGCTGGCGCTGCTGCTCGGGGTGCCGGCGGCTTACGCGCTGTCGCGCTGGGCCGGGCGCGGCAAGCACGCGCTCTCGTTCGCGATCCTGGTGACGCGCATGGCGCCGCCGATCGCGTTCACGATTCCCTTCTTCCTGTTCTACCGCTGGATCGGGCTGCTCGACACCATCACCGGCCTGGTGCTGGTCTACACCAGCTTCAACCTGCCGCTGGTGATCTGGATGATGCAGCCGTTCTTCGACACCATCCCGGCGTCGCTGGAGGAGGCCGCCCTCGTCGACGGCGCGCGCACGCGCACGGTATTCACCAAGATCGTGCTGCCGATGGTGACGCCCGGCATCGCGGCGACCGCGATCCTCTGCTTCCTCTACGCCTGGAACGATTTCTTTTTCGCGCTGATCCTGACCCGTACCAATGCGCGCACCGCACCGGTCGCCGTCGTCAACTTCATGAACTACGAAGGCTGGGAATGGGGCAAGATCGCCGCCGGGGGCTCGCTGGTGATGGCGCCAGTGCTGATCTTCTCGCTGGCGGTACGCCGCTATCTCGTCTCCGGGCTCACCGCAGGGGCGGTCAAGGGCTGA